In one Mastacembelus armatus chromosome 19, fMasArm1.2, whole genome shotgun sequence genomic region, the following are encoded:
- the sec24c gene encoding protein transport protein Sec24C isoform X2, whose protein sequence is MNVNQHTPMASPYGQPQPGYGQPGYAPLDGGYPAPYAPYNGPASSYQPGAQPQGPVRGPPTSAPPPVSAPQPYNQYSHSQGDMQNGPPPMTQAPPRSAVSQPYNQGAVNLSGPHPSYPQHYGAPPSVQQVTNQMTGMQITSGPPTPAGPGYAPPHSSQPPVSTTYSAAPPPSYTQAPPPASSAPTQPAPPTGPTASQQYYRGPPLSSQQPSLPPTSQQQFTSSAPPPPSSQQTFPPTSYSGPMPPPSQVPPPPVSQPQQSFPPSQPPFSSAPPPVSQPAFTTGPPPPTQGSFPPRGPPPSSQPGSFPPPGPPPTSAPTGQYSSPMPPQQQLPPPQPSPYHSGPPPSTTQMPPTSMAQSNHLPPGPQGPLGPLQQPPSQPGMQGAYPPQQNGSFGQVRGPQPGYAGPYPGQPNYGAPAPALAPPTQKRLDPDAIPSPIQVIEDDKAKSTEPFTTGVRGQAPPLVTTNFQVKDQGNASPRFIRCTAYNMPCTADMAKQSQVPLAAVIKPLATLPPDETPPYLVDHGEGGPIRCNRCKAYMCPYMQFIEGGRRFQCGFCSCVTEVPPHYFQHLDHTGKRVDCYDRPELSLGSYEFLATVDYCKNNKLPQPPAFIFLIDVSYNAVKSGMVSIVCQELKTLLDCLPRENPEMDSVVRVGFVTYNKVLHFYNVKSSLAQPQMLVVSDVSDMFVPLLDGFLVNVNESRLVIESLLDQIPEMFADTRETETVFGPVIQAGLEALKAADCAGKLFVFHTSLPIAEAPGKLKNREDKKLIGTDKEKSLFQPQVSFYNTLAKECVAQGCCVDLFLFPNQYVDLATLAVVPVATGGSIYKYTYFQAQSDQERFLNDLRRDVQKPVGFDAVMRVRTSTGIRATDFFGSFFMSNTTDVELAGLDCDKAITVEFKHDDKLSEETGALMQCAVLYTSCSGQRRLRIHNMAVNCCSQLADLYRNCETDTIINFFSKYAFRGVLNNPTKTVRDTLINQCAQILACYRKNCASPSSAGQLILPECMKLLPVYLNCVLKSDVLLPGADVSLDDRSYLRQLISCMDVTETHVFFYPRLLPLIKLESGSLPVAVRDSEERLSKGGVYLLETGLHLFLWVGASVQQELLLNIFGTASFSQIDPSMTSLPVLDNPFSQRLREIIASFRAERSRYMKLMVVKQEDRAELIFKHFLVEDKSVSGGASYVDFLCHMHKEIRQLLS, encoded by the exons GTCCTGTCAGGGGTCCTCCCACCTCTGCACCCCCTCCAGTTTCAGCACCTCAGCCCTATAATCAATACAGTCACAGCCAAGGGGACATGCAGAATGGACCCCCACCCATGACACAAGCACCACCCAG GTCTGCTGTGTCTCAGCCATACAACCAGGGTGCTGTGAACCTATCAGGGCCACACCCGTCTTATCCCCAACACTATGGGGCCCCACCCTCGGTACAACAGGTCACCAACCAGATGACTGGGATGCAGATCACCTCTGGACCGCCAACCCCTGCGGGACCAGGATATG CTCCACCTCACAGCTCCCAGCCTCCCGTTAGTACCACCTACTCAGCTGCACCTCCACCCTCCTACACCCAAGCCCCTCCACCAGCCTCCTCTGCTCCCACCCAACCAGCACCTCCCACTGGCCCTACAGCTTCTCAGCAGTACTATAGAGGCCCACCGCTTTCTTCTCAACAGCCTTCTCTTCCCCCTACCTCTCAACAGCAATTCACCTCCTCTGCACCGCCACCTCCTTCCTCTCAGCAAACTTTTCCTCCCACCTCCTACTCTGGTCCGATGCCTCCACCCAGCCAAGTTCCTCCACCCCCAGTGTCCCAGCCACAGCAGTCTTTCCCCCCAAGTCAGCCCCCCTTCTCCTCAGCACCTCCACCAGTCAGCCAGCCTGCCTTCACGACTGGACCGCCTCCCCCTACCCAAGGCTCCTTCCCACCTAGAGGACCACCTCCTTCCTCTCAGCCCGgatcttttcctcctcctggtCCTCCTCCAACCTCCGCACCCACTGGCCAGTACTCAAGCCCCATGCCCCCCCAGCAACAGCTGCCTCCACCGCAGCCGTCCCCGTATCACTCAGGTCCACCTCCTTCCACAACTCAAATGCCTCCTACTTCAATGGCCCAGAGCAACCACCTGCCTCCAGGACCACAGGGCCCACTTGGGCCCCTACAGCAGCCTCCATCTCAGCCTGGCATGCAGGGAGCATACCCTCCTCAGCAGAATG GTTCATTTGGGCAGGTGAGAGGCCCCCAGCCTGGCTATGCAGGTCCTTATCCTGGGCAACCAAACTATGGAGCTCCTGCACCAGCTCTTGCTCCCCCCACACAGAAAAGACTTGACCCAGATGCCATTCCTAGCCCG ATCCAGGTAATAGAGGATGATAAAGCAAAGAGCACTGAGCCATTCACCactggggtcagaggtcaggccCCACCCCTGGTCACTACCAACTTCCAGGTCAAAGACCAGG GAAATGCCAGCCCCAGGTTTATTCGCTGTACGGCCTATAATATGCCTTGCACGGCTGATATGGCCAAGCAGTCTCAGGTGCCACTGGCCGCCGTCATCAAGCCCCTCGCCACTCTGCCACCAGATGAG ACACCTCCATACCTGGTGGACCATGGCGAGGGTGGTCCAATCCGCTGCAATCGCTGCAAGGCCTACATGTGCCCGTACATGCAGTTCATAGAGGGAGGTCGCCGCTTCCAGTGTGGGTTTTGCAGCTGTGTCACAGAGG TGCCTCCACATTACTTCCAGCATCTGGACCACACTGGTAAGAGGGTGGACTGCTACGACAGGCCGGAGCTCTCGCTTGGCAGCTACGAGTTCCTGGCCACTGTTGACTACTGCAAG AACAATAAGCTTCCTCAGCCTCCAGCCTTCATCTTCCTTATTGATGTGTCCTACAACGCTGTGAAGAGCGGCATGGTCAGCATTGTCTGTCAGGAACTCAAGACTCTCCTAGATTGCCTGCCCAG GGAGAACCCAGAAATGGACTCTGTAGTGCGGGTAGGCTTTGTCACCTACAACAAGGTTTTGCACTTCTATAATGTGAAGTCAAGCTTGGCCCAGCCCCAGATGTTGGTGGTGTCAGACGTGTCGGACATGTTTGTGCCCCTGCTGGACGGTTTCCTGGTCAATGTAAACGAGAGCCGGCTAGTTATCGAGAG TTTGCTAGACCAGATCCCAGAGATGTTTGCGGACACCAGGGAGACAGAGACGGTCTTTGGACCAGTTATCCAAGCAGGACTAGAAGCACTGAAG GCTGCAGACTGTGCAGggaagctgtttgtgtttcacacGTCTCTGCCCATTGCAGAGGCTCCTGGAAAACTAAAGAACAGAGAAGACAAGAAGCTGATTGGGACTGATAAAGAGAAG TCTCTGTTTCAGCCCCAGGTGAGTTTCTACAACACCCTGGCTAAGGAGTGTGTAGCCCAGGGCTGCTGTGTAGATCTCTTCCTCTTCCCCAACCAGTATGTGGATCTTGCCACATTAGCGGTGGTTCCCGTCGCTACTGGAGGTTCGATctacaaatacacatacttCCAG GCTCAGTCAGACCAGGAGCGATTCCTAAATGACCTCAGGCGAGATGTTCAGAAACCTGTAGGGTTTGATGCTGTCATGAGGGTGCGAACCAGTACAG GTATCCGAGCGACAGACTTCTTCGGCTCTTTCTTCATGAGTAACACCACAGATGTGGAGCTCGCAGGCTTGGACTGTGACAAAGCCATCACTGTTGAGTTCAAACACGATGACAAGCTCAGTGAGGAGACAGGGGCGCTCATGCAG TGTGCTGTGCTATACACCAGCTGCAGTGGCCAGAGGCGTCTCCGCATCCACAACATGGCTGTCAACTGCTGCTCTCAGCTGGCTGACCTCTACCGCAACTGTGAGACCGACACGATCATCAACTTCTTCTCCAAATATG ctTTCCGTGGTGTCCTGAACAACCCCACTAAAACAGTGAGAGATACTCTTATCAACCAATGTGCTCAGATTCTGGCCTGCTACCGGAAGAACTGTGCAAGCCCCTCATCAGCTGGTCAG CTGATCCTCCCAGAGTGCATGAAGCTGCTGCCAGTCTATCTGAACTGTGTGCTGAAGAGTGACGTGCTACTGCCGGGAGCTGACGTCTCACTGGATGACCGATCTTACCTGAGACAGCTGATCAGCTGCATGGACGTCACAGAGACCCACGTCTTCTTCTACCCCCGCCTGCTGCCACTG ATAAAGTTGGAGAGCGGGTCATTGCCGGTGGCAGTGAGGGACTCAGAGGAGAGGCTGTCGAAAGGTGGAGTCTACCTCCTGGAGACGGGGCTCCACCTCTTCCTGTGGGTGGGAGCCAGTGTTCAGCAGGAGCTGCTGCTCAACATCTTCGGCACAGCAAGCTTCAGCCAGATCGACCCGAGCATG ACAAGTCTCCCAGTACTGGACAACCCTTTCTCTCAGAGACTGAGAGAGATCATTGCCTCTTTCAGAGCAGAGCGATCACGATACATGAAG CTGATGGTGGtgaaacaggaagacagagcCGAGCTGATATTCAAGCATTTCTTGGTCGAGGACAAGAGCGTCAGTGGGGGAGCTTCGTACGTGGACTTCTTGTGTCACATGCACAAGGAGATCCGCCAGCTTCTCAGCTAG
- the sec24c gene encoding protein transport protein Sec24C isoform X1 gives MNVNQHTPMASPYGQPQPGYGQPGYAPLDGGYPAPYAPYNGPASSYQPGAQPQGYSPFTSFPSKAVAANPVSDLPSPLDLGPVRGPPTSAPPPVSAPQPYNQYSHSQGDMQNGPPPMTQAPPRSAVSQPYNQGAVNLSGPHPSYPQHYGAPPSVQQVTNQMTGMQITSGPPTPAGPGYAPPHSSQPPVSTTYSAAPPPSYTQAPPPASSAPTQPAPPTGPTASQQYYRGPPLSSQQPSLPPTSQQQFTSSAPPPPSSQQTFPPTSYSGPMPPPSQVPPPPVSQPQQSFPPSQPPFSSAPPPVSQPAFTTGPPPPTQGSFPPRGPPPSSQPGSFPPPGPPPTSAPTGQYSSPMPPQQQLPPPQPSPYHSGPPPSTTQMPPTSMAQSNHLPPGPQGPLGPLQQPPSQPGMQGAYPPQQNGSFGQVRGPQPGYAGPYPGQPNYGAPAPALAPPTQKRLDPDAIPSPIQVIEDDKAKSTEPFTTGVRGQAPPLVTTNFQVKDQGNASPRFIRCTAYNMPCTADMAKQSQVPLAAVIKPLATLPPDETPPYLVDHGEGGPIRCNRCKAYMCPYMQFIEGGRRFQCGFCSCVTEVPPHYFQHLDHTGKRVDCYDRPELSLGSYEFLATVDYCKNNKLPQPPAFIFLIDVSYNAVKSGMVSIVCQELKTLLDCLPRENPEMDSVVRVGFVTYNKVLHFYNVKSSLAQPQMLVVSDVSDMFVPLLDGFLVNVNESRLVIESLLDQIPEMFADTRETETVFGPVIQAGLEALKAADCAGKLFVFHTSLPIAEAPGKLKNREDKKLIGTDKEKSLFQPQVSFYNTLAKECVAQGCCVDLFLFPNQYVDLATLAVVPVATGGSIYKYTYFQAQSDQERFLNDLRRDVQKPVGFDAVMRVRTSTGIRATDFFGSFFMSNTTDVELAGLDCDKAITVEFKHDDKLSEETGALMQCAVLYTSCSGQRRLRIHNMAVNCCSQLADLYRNCETDTIINFFSKYAFRGVLNNPTKTVRDTLINQCAQILACYRKNCASPSSAGQLILPECMKLLPVYLNCVLKSDVLLPGADVSLDDRSYLRQLISCMDVTETHVFFYPRLLPLIKLESGSLPVAVRDSEERLSKGGVYLLETGLHLFLWVGASVQQELLLNIFGTASFSQIDPSMTSLPVLDNPFSQRLREIIASFRAERSRYMKLMVVKQEDRAELIFKHFLVEDKSVSGGASYVDFLCHMHKEIRQLLS, from the exons GTCCTGTCAGGGGTCCTCCCACCTCTGCACCCCCTCCAGTTTCAGCACCTCAGCCCTATAATCAATACAGTCACAGCCAAGGGGACATGCAGAATGGACCCCCACCCATGACACAAGCACCACCCAG GTCTGCTGTGTCTCAGCCATACAACCAGGGTGCTGTGAACCTATCAGGGCCACACCCGTCTTATCCCCAACACTATGGGGCCCCACCCTCGGTACAACAGGTCACCAACCAGATGACTGGGATGCAGATCACCTCTGGACCGCCAACCCCTGCGGGACCAGGATATG CTCCACCTCACAGCTCCCAGCCTCCCGTTAGTACCACCTACTCAGCTGCACCTCCACCCTCCTACACCCAAGCCCCTCCACCAGCCTCCTCTGCTCCCACCCAACCAGCACCTCCCACTGGCCCTACAGCTTCTCAGCAGTACTATAGAGGCCCACCGCTTTCTTCTCAACAGCCTTCTCTTCCCCCTACCTCTCAACAGCAATTCACCTCCTCTGCACCGCCACCTCCTTCCTCTCAGCAAACTTTTCCTCCCACCTCCTACTCTGGTCCGATGCCTCCACCCAGCCAAGTTCCTCCACCCCCAGTGTCCCAGCCACAGCAGTCTTTCCCCCCAAGTCAGCCCCCCTTCTCCTCAGCACCTCCACCAGTCAGCCAGCCTGCCTTCACGACTGGACCGCCTCCCCCTACCCAAGGCTCCTTCCCACCTAGAGGACCACCTCCTTCCTCTCAGCCCGgatcttttcctcctcctggtCCTCCTCCAACCTCCGCACCCACTGGCCAGTACTCAAGCCCCATGCCCCCCCAGCAACAGCTGCCTCCACCGCAGCCGTCCCCGTATCACTCAGGTCCACCTCCTTCCACAACTCAAATGCCTCCTACTTCAATGGCCCAGAGCAACCACCTGCCTCCAGGACCACAGGGCCCACTTGGGCCCCTACAGCAGCCTCCATCTCAGCCTGGCATGCAGGGAGCATACCCTCCTCAGCAGAATG GTTCATTTGGGCAGGTGAGAGGCCCCCAGCCTGGCTATGCAGGTCCTTATCCTGGGCAACCAAACTATGGAGCTCCTGCACCAGCTCTTGCTCCCCCCACACAGAAAAGACTTGACCCAGATGCCATTCCTAGCCCG ATCCAGGTAATAGAGGATGATAAAGCAAAGAGCACTGAGCCATTCACCactggggtcagaggtcaggccCCACCCCTGGTCACTACCAACTTCCAGGTCAAAGACCAGG GAAATGCCAGCCCCAGGTTTATTCGCTGTACGGCCTATAATATGCCTTGCACGGCTGATATGGCCAAGCAGTCTCAGGTGCCACTGGCCGCCGTCATCAAGCCCCTCGCCACTCTGCCACCAGATGAG ACACCTCCATACCTGGTGGACCATGGCGAGGGTGGTCCAATCCGCTGCAATCGCTGCAAGGCCTACATGTGCCCGTACATGCAGTTCATAGAGGGAGGTCGCCGCTTCCAGTGTGGGTTTTGCAGCTGTGTCACAGAGG TGCCTCCACATTACTTCCAGCATCTGGACCACACTGGTAAGAGGGTGGACTGCTACGACAGGCCGGAGCTCTCGCTTGGCAGCTACGAGTTCCTGGCCACTGTTGACTACTGCAAG AACAATAAGCTTCCTCAGCCTCCAGCCTTCATCTTCCTTATTGATGTGTCCTACAACGCTGTGAAGAGCGGCATGGTCAGCATTGTCTGTCAGGAACTCAAGACTCTCCTAGATTGCCTGCCCAG GGAGAACCCAGAAATGGACTCTGTAGTGCGGGTAGGCTTTGTCACCTACAACAAGGTTTTGCACTTCTATAATGTGAAGTCAAGCTTGGCCCAGCCCCAGATGTTGGTGGTGTCAGACGTGTCGGACATGTTTGTGCCCCTGCTGGACGGTTTCCTGGTCAATGTAAACGAGAGCCGGCTAGTTATCGAGAG TTTGCTAGACCAGATCCCAGAGATGTTTGCGGACACCAGGGAGACAGAGACGGTCTTTGGACCAGTTATCCAAGCAGGACTAGAAGCACTGAAG GCTGCAGACTGTGCAGggaagctgtttgtgtttcacacGTCTCTGCCCATTGCAGAGGCTCCTGGAAAACTAAAGAACAGAGAAGACAAGAAGCTGATTGGGACTGATAAAGAGAAG TCTCTGTTTCAGCCCCAGGTGAGTTTCTACAACACCCTGGCTAAGGAGTGTGTAGCCCAGGGCTGCTGTGTAGATCTCTTCCTCTTCCCCAACCAGTATGTGGATCTTGCCACATTAGCGGTGGTTCCCGTCGCTACTGGAGGTTCGATctacaaatacacatacttCCAG GCTCAGTCAGACCAGGAGCGATTCCTAAATGACCTCAGGCGAGATGTTCAGAAACCTGTAGGGTTTGATGCTGTCATGAGGGTGCGAACCAGTACAG GTATCCGAGCGACAGACTTCTTCGGCTCTTTCTTCATGAGTAACACCACAGATGTGGAGCTCGCAGGCTTGGACTGTGACAAAGCCATCACTGTTGAGTTCAAACACGATGACAAGCTCAGTGAGGAGACAGGGGCGCTCATGCAG TGTGCTGTGCTATACACCAGCTGCAGTGGCCAGAGGCGTCTCCGCATCCACAACATGGCTGTCAACTGCTGCTCTCAGCTGGCTGACCTCTACCGCAACTGTGAGACCGACACGATCATCAACTTCTTCTCCAAATATG ctTTCCGTGGTGTCCTGAACAACCCCACTAAAACAGTGAGAGATACTCTTATCAACCAATGTGCTCAGATTCTGGCCTGCTACCGGAAGAACTGTGCAAGCCCCTCATCAGCTGGTCAG CTGATCCTCCCAGAGTGCATGAAGCTGCTGCCAGTCTATCTGAACTGTGTGCTGAAGAGTGACGTGCTACTGCCGGGAGCTGACGTCTCACTGGATGACCGATCTTACCTGAGACAGCTGATCAGCTGCATGGACGTCACAGAGACCCACGTCTTCTTCTACCCCCGCCTGCTGCCACTG ATAAAGTTGGAGAGCGGGTCATTGCCGGTGGCAGTGAGGGACTCAGAGGAGAGGCTGTCGAAAGGTGGAGTCTACCTCCTGGAGACGGGGCTCCACCTCTTCCTGTGGGTGGGAGCCAGTGTTCAGCAGGAGCTGCTGCTCAACATCTTCGGCACAGCAAGCTTCAGCCAGATCGACCCGAGCATG ACAAGTCTCCCAGTACTGGACAACCCTTTCTCTCAGAGACTGAGAGAGATCATTGCCTCTTTCAGAGCAGAGCGATCACGATACATGAAG CTGATGGTGGtgaaacaggaagacagagcCGAGCTGATATTCAAGCATTTCTTGGTCGAGGACAAGAGCGTCAGTGGGGGAGCTTCGTACGTGGACTTCTTGTGTCACATGCACAAGGAGATCCGCCAGCTTCTCAGCTAG